The Arachis ipaensis cultivar K30076 chromosome B07, Araip1.1, whole genome shotgun sequence genomic interval ACATCTCATTCCCTGCTCCAACCAATGGACCATCATCATCGTCTAGGGTTTCTCACCTCCTCCATACTCTCTCTCTTACAGGCAATGCCTCTCTCTTCTTCCACTTTTTACTCTTTCCTGTTTAGTTTCTGATTTCACCTTCATTCTTTCCGATTCCGCTCTTCTTTTGTGGAGCCGTGTTTCTAATTCAAAATCTATACTCGCTTTCGCCTCCTCTGCTCATCATTCTTCCTCAGATTCGGACGATACttctcaattttctttttttctgtgAGAAAATGGATCCAGAGATGAACCActgcttcttttttcttcttttttttttttgtaattattattgTTTGAATAAAAAGGATTATGGAAAGTTGCATTTGGTTTCGTTGTCAACGGAGGAAGTAAATGAGCCTGTGGTGGTGGACAACTGTGGAATTTCAATTTGAATTGGCGGAGTGTGAAACGGAGGAGAACATTCCGATGATTTCGGAATGCTTCAAGATTTCGGGAACGAATATGAAGCTTCCATAAGTAGAATAAATTATACTGAGGCGATGCTGTATCATAAGAAGTTTAATCCATTTTTTTCAGCAGTTTATGGTGTTCATTATGGCTGCGCAAACGTTATGAGCTTGCAAATTGTACGGACATTATGAATTTGCAACCTGTTATACGCTCAGAACACTACTGACGCAgaaagaggaaaataaaaattaaaaaagaaaagaagaatgaaacaaaaaaagaaaagaagaagatagATATTTTTTCTGGAAATTTGAATAAGCACTCTCATCACAAAAGTGGAGGTTATTTAGTATCTTTACAACTTCGATCCATCCTTTATGGATTagaccttttttcttttttaacctCCCTATTGAAGAAACAGGGGTGAGAGAGATTTTCGGCAGAGTATAATTTGTTCTATTTCATGAGCTCGGGCGGTGTTTCCTTGCTTGAATTGGATTTGATTGAATGCAACGGCATTGTGCACCTTACTTGGTCAGATTGCTAATTTCTCTCATTCATCTTTTGCAGgtttatgtaattttatttttagtaGCAGCAGACAATTTTTCGGCATCTGATGCTGCAGCAACTGGGTAAGCCACCTTCATACCTATACACAAGTACAGGCGTGGGTTTTTGTACCTGACAATGATTGGTTCATGAACAGCTGTGTTCCAGTTCTGGAATTTCCATTATGAATTTGAATGTGTGGAGGACAGAATTTGAATGTCCGTAATGATACAATATATTCAGTTCCATTTTCTTTTCTACAGGGAAAAACATGCCGAGAATCATTGTGCAATGTATGACATTTGTGGAAAGCGCATTGATGGTAAAGTGGTGAACTGTCCCTATGGTTCCCCAGCTGTGAaggtatatatatttatttatttctacCTTTCTGTTTTCAAAATCAGAAGTTAAAAAACATAAACCTGTTTGGTCACACATTATATAATTATGAAGATTATTTCAGTTTGAACTTGAAAGCCTTAAAGTGTGGCTTGATCCTATGAATTATTGTATCTTTCAGCCAGATGATTTGCTTTCATCGAAGATCCAAAGTTTGTGTCCAACAATTACCGGGAATGTTTGTTGTACAGAGGCTCAGTTTGACACATTAAAGACTCAAGTCCAACAGGTAATCCTTTTAGCTAGATTTTAATTGTTGATGCATACTCATCATATACATACTATTTGAATTGATCAAACAAATGGGTTTCATCTTTCTTATTTTGTTGAAAGCAATTTTATGGATATATTATGGATTCCATACTAATACACTGGTTAGTGATAGTAATGCCTGTCCAGGTCATGGTGCTACATCTTTCTAGTTTATCTTTCTCATCAATCAATATTACTAGCATTTTAAATCCCAATGCTTATGCTTTCAATACTCTGGCAGGCTATTCCTTTTCTTGTCGGTTGTCCAGCATGCTTAAGAAACTTTTTGAATCTTTTCTGTGAGTTGACATGCTCTCCAAATCAGAGTTTATTTATCAATGTGACATCAATCGACAAGGTAAGGCTCTGTACATTCTTCTTTCCAATGCTAACTACTCTGAACAGAGATGTCACCAGTATTTGTGGTCGTATGCTTTTATGTTACCATTATCAGTAAATCAGATGCAAATCACAAATTGCTATGGCAATATTTTTAGAATGCAATTATTACTGAAGACTCCAATTGTTACAATTTTCAGGTAGGTGGTAATTTCACGGTGAGTGGGATTGACTATTACATTACTGATGCTTTTGGTGAAGGTTTATACGATTCCTGCAAGGATGTAAAATTTGGCACGACGAATTCTCGAGCTATGCAGTTCATTGGCGCTGGTGCTCAAAACTTCAAAGGTAATCTGAACTTTGAATCCTATAAATTGTGAGTGGGGCCATGGGTGTTTCTCTAATCGtataaaattattcttttattgtaTGAAATTGTGATGCTTACATTGAGATTGCCTTTTGCAGAATGGTTTTCTTTTCTTGGTAGAAAAGCTGCCCTTTATAGTCTTGGTTCACCATATGCAATTACATTCCAGCCAAACCCAATCAAGTCATCTGGCATGAAGCCTATGAATGTTTCAACTTATTCATGTGGTGATATTTCTCTTGGATGTTCTTGTGGTGATTGTCCTTCATCATCAGTATGCTCTGATTCAGTTTCAACTACCACCCATAAGAGAGATTCCTGCACTGTGAAAGTCGGGTCTTTAGTGGTAAGGGAGCATATTATCAAGATTTTGATATTTCCCAACACATATGTATCTTGTTTGTACAAATAAAACATGGTTTAAGTTTAAATCTAATCAATGTCCTTCACTAATATGCTTTTACTGTTTGATATCTGTAGGTGAAATGTGTTGATTTGATTTTAGCAGTCCTATACATCATATTGATGGCTGTGTTCTTGGGTTGGGGATTTTATCATCGTATAAGGGAGAGAAAGCTGTCATATAGAACAAAACCAGAGTCTAATGTCATTAGTGGCAGTGTGGTGCACTCTCATAATAGGGAGAAGGATGAGAATCTCCCCATGCGGCAGGTTATAATatgtcatttttttttcattatatgaAAGCTTGAGAActgttttatctttattttaaaatttttaaacaagGTTTTACTTCACTTTCTTCCTTGTGAATGCTTGTCATAAATCTGACTCTGTTTTGACTTTTTACTGATGATGATGAATAAGATGATTGAAGGGGCTCCAGAAAACAGAAGTGGAGTTCAGCTCTCCACTGTGCAAGGATACATGTCAAAGTTTTACAGGTCACTGCCCTTGCTATGGTTATGTGATATGTGAACTTATATATGGACAATATCTAACCTCTTTTTGCAAACATGATCAGGAAATACGGATTGTATGTAGCTAGAAATCCAATTACAGTCTTGTTATCATCTCTGGCTATAGTTCTTCTTCTCTGTCTGGGGCTAATCCGATTCAGGGTTGAGACACGGCCTCAGAAGGTAACTATCCCATGGTTGTTTCTCTGTTGTTTTAAATGCTCTGCTTCATTCTATTCTTTTTTCTGAAGAAGCTTGTATCCATCTCTGACAAAAGTTGTTTCGTTCTTTGTAGTTCAGCCATTCAATGTATTTGATTTCTCTACCAATAAATATATTTCTTATTTCAATTCCGAGAGCTTTTAAGTATTTGGCTTTAACTCTCCTCTCACTTGTCTTGTAATAgtattaaaatacaatgaaagaTTGGCAATTTTGACTTCTAATGTACTGAAAAATGAATTGAATAGGGAATGAGGAAGTAGCTTTTTTGTTCTGTTATCGTGGCTTTCTGAACTTCCTCTATCGTCTTCTTTATATAATTCTTTGAATCAGCATTAATTTTTGAATATAACTACCTACATTTCAGCTTTGGGTAGGACCTGGCAGTAAAGCAGCACAAGAGAAACAGTTTTTTGACAGCCATCTTGCTCCATTTTACAGAATTGAACAGGTTCTTATGTTggctcctttttcttttttcttgttaGTCCCCAGAATAGATCAGCTTGTCAAGTTCATTATTGATGCATCATGCAAAATTCTGCCTTTAATGTTCTCCTAACTATTTTATTTATCaactttctttcactttcttcccttttctcgtggaaatttattcatatttttttttcattgacTTCCAACACTTGCATTTAGGGAAGATTACTTCAGGACTTTTTGAAAAGCTACCATTCTTAAATAAAGCCTTAGACATTATACATTATGTGGCAGATGGCATAAAGGAGCACTCTTATCATTTCTCCTCTAATAGCTTAATTGATGTCAATATTGACTGGATTtgatttttcccttttatttagaTGAATGACACTTTTATTTTTCAGCTCATACTGGCAACAGTACCAGATAAAGTGAATACTACATCACCAAGAATTGTGTCCGAGGAAAACATTAAATTTCTCTTTGAAATACAAAAGAAAGTAAGTGTTCCATTTAGCAGTACTACATAAATATTCTGTTCATATTTTAGGATTGTGAAGGCATTCCTTTAATGCTGTCAGGTTGATGCAATTCGTGCTAATTATTCTGGCTTGATGGTATCTCTTCAAGACATCTGTATGAAGCCACTAGACAAAGATTGTGCCACTCAGAGTGTCCTGCAGGTATAGTTATTGATATTCAGCTAGCTACCTTTAATATTTCATCATCACATTCTAATAAATTTGCATGATTTGAACATCTTTTGATTAATGTTTTTTTCTTCCTGGTTGTAGTACTTCAAAATGGACCAAAAAAATTTCGATGATTATGGCGGAGTTGACCATCTCAATTACTGTTTTGAGGTACCAAATTTTATCTTTGCATCTTGAAGTTGATTATACTAGTAGATGTTAATTTTGGATATTTGCAAGTTTGCATATGAAACAATAACAAAGATCTCCTGCCAGAATATGGCTTATATTCAACTATAATAAATTCCTTTATGTGAGATTTTTACTTTTGTATAATTGCAGGATGCAACTGACCTGATTATTTTCTAATGTTTCTTTCAGCATTATTCCTCAGCAGACAAATGTATGAGTGCATTTAAAGGTCCTCTTGATCCAAGCACCGTCTTAGGGGGTTACTCTGGGAATGATTACTCTGAGGTACTTTCTCTACTCTTCTACTTTTTAATAAGTTGAATTTTGTGGAGCATATGATAACTATATTATGATCTATCAAGACAGGCATCTGCGTTTATCATAACTTATCCTGTGAATAATGCTGTTGATGGAGAAGGTAATCAAACCGCCAAGGCAATTGCATGGGAGAAGACTTTTATTCAGTTGGTGAAGGTAATATCCTGTACTTATTTTTTTCTCCCTTCCTTTTGCTCATCGGTATTTTCATCATCCCTTTATAAGAACCACAAGTCCCCACATATCCTTATCCTGCATTGGCCAATTCTGTTCCGCAGAAAGGAACCTTATCAAGAGTGCTCCATTGTCATTCATCCCTAGGAAGTACTTATGTTGTGTTCGATTCTCATTGAGTCTTAACATTCACATTTAGCTTATTTTAGCCATCCAATAACTAGTCCTTCTGGCCTATCTAACAGAGATTGAATACATTTTCTAGTAGGTTACTTGGTCGTCTTGTGATGTGAAAGAGTCATGGACTCATGGAACTATTGCCATTCCcatcatttctcttttttttgattTCCCATTTTTACTATGTCCTTTGATATAGGATGAGCTATTACCGATGGTGCAATCAAGGAATTTGACACTTGCTTTTTCGTCTGAAAGCTCCATCGAGGAAGAGTTAAAAAGAGAAAGTACTGCTGATGCTATTACTATAGTGGTATCACCCTCTTTCTGATTCACGCTGTTTGCTTGTCCTGAATAATATTTAAGAACAATTTTTAATCTGAGGCATGATTATGGGAACTATGTGAATTGAGTTATATGCCTTGTATTTCTAAAATCGTTTTTATTTGTTGATACCAGTTGTTTAATCCCTCATTTTATTGCAGGTTAGTTATCTCGTGATGTTTGCATATATATCTCTTACTCTAGGAGATACACCACATCCTTCTTCTTTCTATATTTCATCGAAGGTGCAGTCAAACAGCTGTGCCAAACCatctttctttttattctcttttttctttatcttGGTTCCTCCATGTTGCTCCACTTTATTAATGTACATGATGACAACAGGGTGCATCAAACACTTCTCTC includes:
- the LOC107609654 gene encoding Niemann-Pick C1 protein isoform X2 yields the protein MDHHHRLGFLTSSILSLLQVYVILFLVAADNFSASDAAATGEKHAENHCAMYDICGKRIDGKVVNCPYGSPAVKPDDLLSSKIQSLCPTITGNVCCTEAQFDTLKTQVQQAIPFLVGCPACLRNFLNLFCELTCSPNQSLFINVTSIDKVGGNFTVSGIDYYITDAFGEGLYDSCKDVKFGTTNSRAMQFIGAGAQNFKEWFSFLGRKAALYSLGSPYAITFQPNPIKSSGMKPMNVSTYSCGDISLGCSCGDCPSSSVCSDSVSTTTHKRDSCTVKVGSLVVKCVDLILAVLYIILMAVFLGWGFYHRIRERKLSYRTKPESNVISGSVVHSHNREKDENLPMRQMIEGAPENRSGVQLSTVQGYMSKFYRKYGLYVARNPITVLLSSLAIVLLLCLGLIRFRVETRPQKLWVGPGSKAAQEKQFFDSHLAPFYRIEQLILATVPDKVNTTSPRIVSEENIKFLFEIQKKVDAIRANYSGLMVSLQDICMKPLDKDCATQSVLQYFKMDQKNFDDYGGVDHLNYCFEHYSSADKCMSAFKGPLDPSTVLGGYSGNDYSEASAFIITYPVNNAVDGEGNQTAKAIAWEKTFIQLVKDELLPMVQSRNLTLAFSSESSIEEELKRESTADAITIVVLLGLSGVLLVMLSVLGSVGFFSALGVKSTLIIMEVIPFLVLAVGVDNMCILVHSVKRQKLELPLEERMSKALVEVGPSITLASLSEVLAFAVGCIISMPACRVFSMFAALAVLLDFLLQVTAFVALIVLDSLRTEDMRVDCFPCIKVHSSHADPDKRIGRRKRGLLARYMKEVHAPILSIWGVKIVVIAIFVAFAFASIALSTRIEPGLEQQIVLPRDSYLQGYFTNVSEYLRIGPPLYFVVKNYNYSSESTQTNQLCSISQCNSDSLLNEISRAALVPETSYIAKPAASWLDDYLVWVSPEAFGCCRKFTNGSYCPPDDQPPCCSAGEGSCVSNGACKDCTTCFRHADLRNDRPSTTQFKDKLPWFLSSLPSADCAKGGHGAYTSSVDLKGYDSGIIQASSFRTYHTPLNKQIDYVNSMRAAREFASRVSDSLKIEIFPYSVFYMFFEQYLNIWRTALVNLAIAIGAVFIVCLVITCSLWSSAIILLVLVMIVVDLMGVMAILNIQLNAVSVVNLVMSVGIAVEFCVHMTHSFAVTSGDKDQRVKEALGTMGASVFSGITLTKLVGVIVLCFSRTEVFVVYYFQMYLSLVLLGFLHGLVFLPVVLSIFGPPSRCIDQGENHSSTSS
- the LOC107609654 gene encoding Niemann-Pick C1 protein isoform X1, producing MDHHHRLGFLTSSILSLLQVYVILFLVAADNFSASDAAATGEKHAENHCAMYDICGKRIDGKVVNCPYGSPAVKPDDLLSSKIQSLCPTITGNVCCTEAQFDTLKTQVQQAIPFLVGCPACLRNFLNLFCELTCSPNQSLFINVTSIDKVGGNFTVSGIDYYITDAFGEGLYDSCKDVKFGTTNSRAMQFIGAGAQNFKEWFSFLGRKAALYSLGSPYAITFQPNPIKSSGMKPMNVSTYSCGDISLGCSCGDCPSSSVCSDSVSTTTHKRDSCTVKVGSLVVKCVDLILAVLYIILMAVFLGWGFYHRIRERKLSYRTKPESNVISGSVVHSHNREKDENLPMRQMIEGAPENRSGVQLSTVQGYMSKFYRKYGLYVARNPITVLLSSLAIVLLLCLGLIRFRVETRPQKLWVGPGSKAAQEKQFFDSHLAPFYRIEQLILATVPDKVNTTSPRIVSEENIKFLFEIQKKVDAIRANYSGLMVSLQDICMKPLDKDCATQSVLQYFKMDQKNFDDYGGVDHLNYCFEHYSSADKCMSAFKGPLDPSTVLGGYSGNDYSEASAFIITYPVNNAVDGEGNQTAKAIAWEKTFIQLVKDELLPMVQSRNLTLAFSSESSIEEELKRESTADAITIVVSYLVMFAYISLTLGDTPHPSSFYISSKVLLGLSGVLLVMLSVLGSVGFFSALGVKSTLIIMEVIPFLVLAVGVDNMCILVHSVKRQKLELPLEERMSKALVEVGPSITLASLSEVLAFAVGCIISMPACRVFSMFAALAVLLDFLLQVTAFVALIVLDSLRTEDMRVDCFPCIKVHSSHADPDKRIGRRKRGLLARYMKEVHAPILSIWGVKIVVIAIFVAFAFASIALSTRIEPGLEQQIVLPRDSYLQGYFTNVSEYLRIGPPLYFVVKNYNYSSESTQTNQLCSISQCNSDSLLNEISRAALVPETSYIAKPAASWLDDYLVWVSPEAFGCCRKFTNGSYCPPDDQPPCCSAGEGSCVSNGACKDCTTCFRHADLRNDRPSTTQFKDKLPWFLSSLPSADCAKGGHGAYTSSVDLKGYDSGIIQASSFRTYHTPLNKQIDYVNSMRAAREFASRVSDSLKIEIFPYSVFYMFFEQYLNIWRTALVNLAIAIGAVFIVCLVITCSLWSSAIILLVLVMIVVDLMGVMAILNIQLNAVSVVNLVMSVGIAVEFCVHMTHSFAVTSGDKDQRVKEALGTMGASVFSGITLTKLVGVIVLCFSRTEVFVVYYFQMYLSLVLLGFLHGLVFLPVVLSIFGPPSRCIDQGENHSSTSS